One window of Peteryoungia desertarenae genomic DNA carries:
- a CDS encoding diacylglycerol/lipid kinase family protein gives MRIAIVRNPVAGGQGQPVQWAKAHAAFASRFPDLSLHETQRSGDASRLARELANQGVDLIIAAGGDGTISDVVDGILSSSRPQTPLTLLPLGTGCDFVRNFSPPRDCDALAEHVAATPPRQIDVLRLTHTSTTGDQITRYSANMSSVGISGEIVRAVNAPGHRKILRGPLRFLVHSVAAILCYRPYSGRVIVDGQEVYDGLFGIVAIANGAWFGGGMHAIPNADLADGLLDVAIMRQTTVLGLLNLLSKLYSASHVTHPKLSFHRGQRVEIIPNQPARFPVEVDGETPIIGGFSCEIVPAALTIRL, from the coding sequence TTGAGGATTGCCATTGTCAGGAATCCGGTTGCCGGCGGTCAGGGACAGCCGGTTCAATGGGCAAAAGCGCATGCGGCTTTCGCCAGCAGGTTTCCGGATCTCTCCCTCCACGAGACGCAGCGCAGCGGCGATGCCAGCCGCCTCGCACGAGAACTCGCCAATCAGGGTGTGGACCTGATCATAGCCGCGGGTGGAGATGGGACGATCAGCGACGTAGTTGACGGCATCCTCTCTTCCTCACGGCCACAAACGCCCCTGACCCTGCTACCGCTTGGAACCGGCTGCGACTTCGTCCGAAACTTCTCCCCGCCGAGGGATTGCGACGCGCTGGCCGAGCATGTCGCCGCCACGCCACCCCGACAGATTGATGTCTTGCGCCTGACCCACACAAGCACGACCGGCGATCAGATCACACGCTACAGCGCCAATATGAGCAGCGTCGGCATTTCGGGTGAAATCGTCCGTGCGGTCAATGCACCCGGTCATCGCAAGATACTGCGCGGGCCGCTCCGCTTTCTGGTGCATTCTGTCGCCGCCATCCTCTGCTACCGCCCCTATTCGGGGCGGGTGATTGTTGACGGGCAAGAGGTGTATGATGGCCTTTTCGGGATAGTGGCCATAGCCAATGGTGCCTGGTTTGGCGGCGGCATGCATGCTATCCCCAATGCCGATCTGGCCGATGGTCTGCTCGACGTGGCGATCATGCGCCAGACCACGGTCCTCGGCCTTTTAAACCTGTTGTCGAAGCTCTATTCGGCAAGTCATGTGACCCATCCCAAACTGAGCTTTCACCGGGGCCAGCGGGTTGAGATCATCCCCAATCAACCGGCCCGTTTCCCGGTCGAAGTCGATGGCGAGACGCCGATTATCGGTGGCTTTTCCTGCGAGATTGTGCCCGCAGCCCTGACAATCAGGCTCTGA
- a CDS encoding HAD family hydrolase, translated as MSSFELTIFDCDGVLVDSEIIAAKVESKLLTDAGYPISIEEMGERFAGMTWKNILLTIEKEIDIPLSASLIDKSEQLLDQKLAREVKAIEAVPFALARLKGPRCICSNSSAHRLDMMLTKVGLKESFAPHIYSAKDLGPDRVKPKPDIFLHAAQQFGVDPSKCVVVEDSVHGVHAARTAGMRVIGFTGASHTYPSHADQLTDAGAETVIARMNDLPAVIAAMESWAGVA; from the coding sequence ATGAGCAGCTTCGAACTGACCATCTTTGATTGCGACGGCGTGCTCGTCGATTCGGAAATCATTGCCGCCAAGGTGGAATCGAAGCTTCTGACGGATGCGGGCTATCCGATTTCGATCGAGGAGATGGGCGAGCGCTTTGCCGGGATGACCTGGAAGAACATTCTTCTGACCATCGAGAAGGAAATCGACATTCCGCTGTCGGCAAGCCTGATCGACAAGTCGGAACAGCTGCTCGACCAGAAGCTTGCCCGCGAGGTAAAGGCGATCGAAGCCGTTCCCTTTGCGCTAGCCCGGCTCAAGGGCCCGCGTTGCATCTGCTCGAACTCCTCGGCCCATCGGCTCGACATGATGCTGACCAAGGTCGGCCTGAAGGAGAGTTTCGCGCCGCATATCTATTCGGCCAAGGATCTGGGGCCAGACCGGGTGAAGCCGAAGCCGGACATCTTCCTGCATGCGGCGCAGCAATTCGGCGTCGACCCGTCCAAATGCGTGGTGGTCGAAGATTCGGTGCATGGCGTGCATGCCGCGCGAACCGCAGGCATGCGGGTGATTGGCTTTACCGGCGCCTCGCACACCTACCCCTCCCATGCCGATCAGCTGACCGATGCGGGCGCCGAAACCGTCATCGCCCGGATGAACGACCTGCCTGCCGTCATTGCGGCGATGGAAAGCTGGGCCGGGGTCGCCTGA
- a CDS encoding TetR/AcrR family transcriptional regulator, whose product MSEVSPPSPYQRRKQPEQVRRALLDCAAQIAAEDGAAALTIQAVADRAGVTKGGLLHHFDSKQALLAAVFADLLERLDREIDTSIEKDPRAEGRFTRAYVRACFSDRLMGERSLWAALSVAIVSEPALRILWSSWLDQRMAQHAETDSDPVLTAVRLSADGIWLADMMEKTGGLRRYPQDFEMVLLEMAG is encoded by the coding sequence TTGAGCGAGGTTTCCCCACCTTCCCCCTATCAGCGCAGGAAGCAGCCGGAGCAGGTCCGCCGGGCGCTCCTCGATTGCGCGGCACAGATTGCAGCGGAGGACGGTGCTGCGGCCCTGACCATCCAGGCGGTGGCAGACCGTGCCGGGGTCACGAAAGGTGGGCTGCTGCATCATTTCGATAGCAAGCAGGCACTGCTTGCCGCCGTCTTTGCCGATCTTCTGGAGCGGCTGGACCGGGAAATCGATACCTCGATCGAGAAAGACCCGAGGGCTGAAGGACGATTTACCCGTGCCTATGTGCGCGCCTGTTTTTCAGACCGGCTGATGGGTGAGCGGAGCCTTTGGGCAGCGCTCTCCGTCGCGATCGTCTCGGAACCCGCGCTTCGCATCCTTTGGTCGTCCTGGCTCGACCAGCGCATGGCGCAACATGCCGAGACGGATAGTGATCCGGTTTTGACGGCAGTGCGCCTTTCGGCGGACGGGATATGGCTTGCCGACATGATGGAAAAGACGGGAGGGCTCAGGCGCTATCCGCAGGATTTCGAGATGGTTCTGCTCGAGATGGCGGGTTAG
- a CDS encoding DMT family transporter, with protein sequence MSPAITAYSALGAAIVLEVIGTTLLQKSEQFTRLLPTTGMVMFYAASFYLLSVALKGMPLGIAYAMWAGLGIVLTALISVLYFRQSLDLPALAGIGLIVAGVVVMNMLSKTVSH encoded by the coding sequence ATGTCCCCCGCCATCACTGCCTATAGCGCTCTTGGCGCTGCCATCGTTCTTGAAGTGATCGGGACGACACTGTTGCAGAAATCCGAGCAGTTCACCCGGCTTCTGCCGACCACCGGCATGGTGATGTTTTATGCCGCCTCCTTTTATCTCCTGAGCGTGGCGCTGAAGGGAATGCCGCTTGGCATTGCCTATGCGATGTGGGCCGGGCTTGGCATTGTGCTGACGGCGCTGATCAGCGTCCTCTATTTCCGCCAGTCGCTGGATCTGCCGGCGCTTGCCGGGATCGGGCTGATTGTTGCCGGCGTCGTCGTGATGAACATGCTGTCGAAAACGGTGTCCCATTGA
- a CDS encoding carbonic anhydrase, with amino-acid sequence MCQECETQGLDRRQLFRLAGGGLTVAALLAAAGRPAAAASSASQWAAVPVTPAEALARLKEGNLRFVKDAQSCAADLSALRGQLAGGQHPWATILTCSDSRVSPELVFGGSTLGDLFVIRNAGNVLDTGALGTIEYGAEHLKSPLVVVMGHSNCGAVTAACDEVTKGSEIGGSIGKMLQPILPVALAAREGAQDFVAETVRQNAISGARRITEESDILRELVGSGNVMVVAGVYDITSGLVDFIEAI; translated from the coding sequence ATGTGCCAGGAATGTGAAACTCAGGGACTTGATCGTCGTCAGCTCTTCAGACTCGCCGGTGGCGGGCTGACTGTAGCTGCCCTATTAGCCGCAGCCGGCAGGCCTGCAGCCGCCGCTTCGTCCGCCAGCCAGTGGGCGGCCGTACCCGTCACGCCGGCCGAAGCACTAGCGCGGCTGAAGGAAGGCAATCTGCGCTTCGTTAAAGATGCACAAAGCTGCGCGGCCGATCTTTCGGCGTTGCGCGGACAGCTCGCCGGTGGTCAGCACCCCTGGGCCACCATTCTCACCTGTTCCGACAGCCGCGTCAGCCCCGAACTGGTCTTCGGCGGCTCCACCCTGGGTGACCTCTTCGTCATCCGCAATGCCGGCAACGTGCTCGACACAGGGGCTCTCGGCACAATCGAATACGGCGCCGAACACCTGAAATCTCCGCTCGTCGTCGTCATGGGTCACAGCAATTGCGGTGCCGTTACCGCCGCCTGCGACGAGGTGACCAAAGGTAGCGAGATCGGTGGCTCGATCGGCAAGATGCTGCAGCCCATCCTTCCGGTGGCGCTCGCCGCGCGTGAGGGCGCGCAGGATTTCGTCGCTGAGACCGTGCGGCAGAACGCTATATCCGGCGCCCGCCGGATCACCGAAGAAAGCGATATCCTCCGCGAGCTGGTCGGATCTGGCAATGTCATGGTGGTTGCCGGCGTCTACGACATCACCTCCGGCCTGGTCGATTTCATTGAGGCGATCTGA
- a CDS encoding ArsR/SmtB family transcription factor, whose protein sequence is MAEGPDIARIAALIGDPARSNMLLALIGGKALTATELAGAAGVTVQTASSHLSKLEEGGLLSLRKQGRHRYFALADGHVGAMIESLMSFSATRGHLRHRTGPKEPELRKARICYDHLAGDFGVRMLDSLIAQGAIRAEDEALTLTAGGEALLDARGLDIGRLRAKRRPLCRACLDWSERRTHLAGSLGEALLSHFLDHGLARRVDDSRIIRFSPEGERQFLAWFPLKSGAEAV, encoded by the coding sequence ATGGCGGAAGGACCGGATATTGCACGCATTGCCGCACTGATCGGCGATCCGGCGCGCTCGAACATGCTGCTCGCGCTCATCGGCGGCAAGGCGCTGACGGCGACAGAACTGGCCGGGGCTGCAGGGGTGACAGTGCAAACGGCGAGCTCGCATCTATCGAAGCTCGAAGAGGGCGGGCTCCTTTCCCTGCGCAAGCAGGGGCGGCATCGCTATTTCGCGCTGGCCGACGGTCATGTCGGGGCGATGATCGAGAGCCTGATGAGCTTTTCGGCGACGCGCGGGCATCTGCGTCACCGCACCGGCCCGAAGGAGCCGGAGCTGCGCAAGGCGCGGATCTGCTACGATCACCTGGCCGGCGATTTCGGCGTGCGCATGCTGGACAGTCTGATCGCTCAAGGGGCGATCCGGGCCGAGGACGAGGCGCTGACCCTCACGGCAGGTGGCGAGGCCCTGCTCGACGCACGGGGTCTCGACATCGGCAGGCTTCGCGCCAAGCGCCGCCCGCTCTGCCGCGCCTGCCTCGACTGGAGCGAAAGGCGCACGCATCTCGCAGGCAGCCTGGGTGAGGCCCTGCTCTCGCATTTTCTCGATCATGGCCTGGCGCGACGGGTCGATGACAGTCGGATCATCCGCTTTTCACCTGAGGGAGAACGGCAGTTTCTGGCCTGGTTTCCGCTGAAGAGCGGCGCAGAGGCCGTATGA
- a CDS encoding NIPSNAP family protein, which yields MITCIIRYRIDPFGRDDFATYARNWGEAIPRCGADLVGYFAPHEGSATTAYGIYHIENLAAYEAYRARLAADPLGKANYEFAKKARFILEEDRLFLKNVSNPPLLKVQP from the coding sequence ATGATCACCTGCATCATCCGCTACCGCATCGACCCCTTCGGTCGCGACGACTTCGCCACCTACGCCCGCAACTGGGGCGAGGCGATCCCGCGTTGCGGCGCCGATCTCGTCGGCTATTTCGCCCCGCATGAGGGCTCGGCAACCACGGCCTACGGCATCTACCACATCGAAAACCTCGCAGCCTACGAAGCCTATCGCGCCAGGCTGGCCGCCGACCCGCTCGGCAAGGCCAATTACGAGTTCGCGAAAAAGGCGCGCTTCATCCTGGAGGAAGACCGGCTCTTCCTCAAAAACGTCTCCAACCCGCCACTCCTGAAGGTCCAGCCATGA
- a CDS encoding antibiotic biosynthesis monooxygenase family protein: MIAVIFEVVPFVGERHRYLDLAGELRARLETIDGFLSVERFESLTTRGKLLSLSFWRDEEAVRRWRETEEHRLAQAAGRGTVFADYRLRVAHVLRDYGKHARDEAPADSRAVHG, encoded by the coding sequence ATGATCGCCGTGATCTTCGAGGTTGTGCCCTTCGTCGGCGAGCGCCACCGCTATCTCGATCTCGCCGGAGAATTGCGAGCCCGGCTGGAAACCATTGACGGCTTCCTCTCGGTCGAGCGCTTCGAAAGCCTGACGACGCGGGGCAAGCTCCTGTCGCTCTCCTTCTGGCGCGACGAGGAGGCGGTTCGCCGCTGGCGGGAGACGGAAGAGCACCGCCTGGCACAGGCGGCAGGGCGGGGGACGGTCTTCGCCGACTACCGCCTGCGCGTCGCCCATGTCCTGCGGGACTATGGCAAGCATGCCCGCGACGAGGCGCCAGCCGATAGCCGCGCGGTCCACGGGTGA
- a CDS encoding GGDEF domain-containing protein — translation MRVQSRIESELKTLLSTTPVTLRNQARAIANQHMETLQDFYFHLILVDEDLRQFVTESHGETVIKQNFSQWLLAVLQHEQETVGSFIKDQQATGEMFARIGLPAHSLSRSLRRLKLWFFDRLVECRMGEESLHQAVRYVSGLFDLALEVREISYHQGVVANSKIHESYRHHLLGQNLAMERERQRAALMEWSHNLLSARYRGRPISLLPRLAKSEFGLWVQHKANILFDQDPKIDLVKFAMRKIDDEIVPSMERLDPQDNQTAARHAAMLEDEISVIKHTLGALFEMHLQMEAGRDPLTHLHTRRFLPSVLAREIQLHRSSAGEGFCVLLLDIDHFKQINDTHGHQLGDEALRQVASTLVAAVRQTDFVFRYGGEEFLIVVVESAEQGGLRVAEMIRRKIMEIVLAGADGRAFSPTVSIGVAAYGGEVDYEQLLKRADTALYRAKETGRNRVCSG, via the coding sequence ATGAGAGTTCAGTCTCGCATCGAGTCTGAGCTGAAGACACTATTGTCGACGACGCCGGTCACATTGCGCAATCAGGCAAGGGCCATTGCCAACCAGCATATGGAGACCCTGCAGGATTTTTACTTTCATCTGATCCTCGTGGATGAAGATCTTCGCCAATTCGTCACCGAAAGCCACGGCGAAACCGTCATCAAGCAGAATTTCAGTCAATGGTTGCTGGCGGTTCTGCAACATGAGCAGGAGACGGTGGGCAGTTTCATCAAGGACCAGCAGGCGACCGGCGAAATGTTTGCCCGCATCGGCCTGCCGGCGCATTCGCTGTCGCGAAGCCTGCGCCGACTGAAGCTCTGGTTCTTCGACCGCCTTGTTGAATGTCGCATGGGCGAAGAGAGCCTTCACCAGGCCGTCCGGTATGTGTCGGGCCTGTTCGACCTGGCCCTGGAAGTGCGCGAGATCAGCTATCATCAAGGTGTGGTTGCAAATTCAAAGATCCACGAATCCTACCGCCATCATCTTCTGGGTCAGAACCTCGCCATGGAGCGGGAGCGCCAGCGTGCTGCGCTGATGGAATGGAGCCACAACCTGCTGAGCGCGCGCTATCGCGGTCGCCCCATCAGCCTCCTGCCGCGTCTTGCCAAATCCGAATTCGGTCTCTGGGTCCAGCACAAGGCCAATATCCTCTTCGATCAGGACCCGAAGATCGACCTCGTCAAGTTCGCCATGCGCAAGATCGATGACGAGATCGTGCCGTCAATGGAAAGGCTTGACCCCCAGGACAATCAGACGGCGGCCCGTCATGCCGCCATGCTCGAAGACGAGATTTCCGTGATCAAGCATACGCTTGGCGCGCTGTTTGAAATGCATTTGCAGATGGAGGCCGGACGTGATCCTTTGACGCATCTGCACACGCGGCGTTTCCTGCCCTCCGTGCTCGCCCGCGAAATCCAGCTGCATCGCAGCAGCGCGGGCGAAGGCTTTTGTGTGCTCCTGCTCGATATCGACCATTTCAAGCAGATCAATGACACCCATGGACATCAGCTCGGTGACGAGGCCCTGCGCCAGGTGGCGTCCACGCTGGTCGCTGCCGTGCGTCAGACGGATTTTGTCTTCCGCTATGGTGGCGAGGAATTCCTGATTGTCGTGGTCGAATCCGCCGAGCAGGGCGGTCTGCGGGTTGCCGAGATGATCCGCCGCAAAATCATGGAGATCGTCCTGGCCGGTGCCGATGGCAGGGCTTTCAGCCCGACCGTGAGCATCGGTGTCGCCGCCTATGGCGGTGAGGTGGATTACGAGCAACTGCTGAAGCGGGCGGATACCGCTCTCTACCGGGCCAAAGAGACCGGACGCAACCGGGTCTGTTCCGGCTAG
- a CDS encoding DUF1284 domain-containing protein — MTVRLRAHHLLCMLTYVGKGYSPAFVENYEAIAARLSAGEEIELVAGPDDICGPLLQSPEAHCLGPSVIERDLAAADAIARLIGSPLPLGSRITPTPTLLARLRKTFATGEIRKACSGCEWSGLCDSVADGGYLGVRVAP; from the coding sequence ATGACCGTCAGACTTCGCGCTCATCATCTGCTCTGCATGCTGACCTATGTCGGCAAGGGCTATTCGCCAGCCTTCGTCGAGAATTACGAGGCAATCGCCGCGCGCCTGTCCGCCGGCGAGGAGATCGAGCTGGTGGCGGGGCCGGATGACATTTGCGGCCCGCTGCTTCAAAGCCCGGAGGCCCATTGTCTAGGGCCAAGCGTCATCGAGCGCGATCTTGCGGCAGCAGACGCCATCGCCCGCTTGATCGGCAGCCCCCTGCCGCTCGGCTCCCGCATCACACCCACCCCAACCCTGCTCGCTCGGCTCAGAAAAACCTTCGCCACCGGCGAAATCCGCAAGGCCTGTTCCGGCTGTGAATGGTCCGGACTCTGCGACAGCGTCGCCGATGGCGGCTATCTCGGTGTCCGCGTCGCGCCCTGA
- a CDS encoding DUF1902 domain-containing protein, with protein MNMRSIIVRATWDDEAEVWLATSNDIEGLAVESESMEMLQPKVMAAVADLLELNGVGSDLPEIPVHIVAEQIGKVPNPSF; from the coding sequence ATGAACATGCGGTCGATCATTGTGCGCGCCACCTGGGACGACGAAGCCGAGGTCTGGTTGGCCACGAGCAATGATATCGAGGGTCTTGCGGTTGAATCGGAAAGCATGGAAATGCTTCAGCCGAAGGTCATGGCGGCTGTCGCAGATCTATTGGAGCTGAACGGGGTCGGCTCGGACCTGCCGGAAATTCCCGTACACATTGTTGCCGAACAGATCGGCAAGGTACCGAATCCAAGCTTTTGA
- a CDS encoding type II toxin-antitoxin system HicA family toxin, which produces MASYLRELKERLTAAGCTFVRPGKGDHEIWYSPITNRHFTVDHGMKSRHTANETLKQAGLPKAF; this is translated from the coding sequence ATGGCGAGCTATCTCCGCGAGTTGAAGGAGCGCTTGACCGCTGCGGGCTGCACCTTCGTGCGGCCGGGAAAGGGCGATCATGAGATCTGGTATAGCCCCATCACCAATCGCCATTTCACCGTCGATCACGGTATGAAGTCCCGCCATACAGCCAACGAAACGCTTAAACAGGCAGGTTTGCCGAAAGCGTTCTGA
- a CDS encoding MmcQ/YjbR family DNA-binding protein — protein MITLDMLRQIILALPTTEETTSWGAVSFKVNGKAMLFWNPTHDCPWSAPRFTGHVG, from the coding sequence ATGATCACCCTCGACATGCTCCGCCAGATCATCCTTGCCCTGCCAACCACGGAGGAAACCACATCCTGGGGCGCCGTGTCCTTCAAGGTCAATGGCAAGGCCATGCTCTTCTGGAACCCGACCCATGACTGCCCGTGGAGTGCACCCCGTTTCACCGGACATGTCGGCTAG
- a CDS encoding IS3 family transposase (programmed frameshift) — MSNEYRHVELLTGDVRRRRWTTEQKLTIIEQSFEPGETVSSAARRHGVAPNLLYRWRRLLSEGGAAAVDSDEPVVGNSEVKKLEDRVRELERMLGRKTMEVEILREALSKADFKKTDIAADLVAEGRFPMKSVADTLGVSRSNLIERLKGRSKPRRSYHKAEDADLLPIIRRLVDQRPTYGYRRITALLNRERRAADKPVVNAKRVHRIMGNHAMLLEKHTAVRKGRLHDGKVMVMRSNLRWCSDGLEFTCWNGEVIRLAFIIDAFDREIIAWTAVANGGISGSDVRDMMLEAVEKRFAATRAPHAIEHLSDNGSAYTARDTRLFAQALNLTPCFTPVASPQSNGMSEAFVKTLKRDYIRISALPDAETALRLIDGWIEDYNEIHPHSALKMASPRQFIRAKSN; from the exons ATGTCTAACGAGTATCGACATGTTGAATTGCTGACGGGTGATGTCCGCCGCAGGCGCTGGACAACCGAGCAGAAGCTGACAATCATCGAGCAGAGTTTCGAACCAGGCGAGACGGTGTCTTCGGCCGCTCGCCGCCATGGCGTCGCGCCCAATCTGCTTTACCGGTGGCGCAGGCTTTTGAGTGAGGGAGGTGCTGCAGCCGTGGATTCGGACGAGCCGGTTGTCGGCAATTCGGAAGTGAAGAAGCTGGAGGATCGTGTCCGCGAGCTGGAGCGCATGCTCGGTCGCAAGACGATGGAGGTCGAAATTCTCCGCGAAGCCTTGTCCAAAGCAGACT TCAAAAAAACGGATATCGCGGCCGATCTTGTTGCCGAAGGACGGTTCCCGATGAAATCAGTCGCCGACACGCTTGGCGTATCCCGTTCCAACCTGATCGAGCGGCTGAAAGGCAGATCGAAGCCGCGTCGCTCCTATCACAAGGCCGAGGATGCAGACCTCTTGCCCATCATCCGCAGGCTGGTGGATCAAAGGCCAACCTATGGCTATCGGCGGATCACCGCGCTCCTCAATCGCGAGAGGCGAGCCGCCGATAAGCCTGTCGTCAACGCCAAACGGGTTCATCGCATCATGGGCAACCACGCCATGCTGCTGGAGAAGCACACCGCCGTTCGCAAGGGCCGCCTCCATGACGGCAAGGTGATGGTCATGCGCTCGAACCTGCGCTGGTGCTCGGACGGGTTGGAGTTCACCTGCTGGAATGGCGAGGTCATTCGTCTTGCCTTCATCATCGACGCCTTCGACCGCGAGATCATCGCCTGGACGGCGGTCGCCAACGGCGGCATCTCCGGCTCTGACGTGCGCGACATGATGCTGGAGGCGGTCGAGAAGCGCTTCGCAGCAACGAGAGCCCCGCACGCAATAGAGCATCTCTCGGACAATGGCTCGGCTTACACCGCGAGGGACACGAGACTGTTTGCCCAGGCGCTCAATCTGACGCCTTGCTTCACGCCGGTGGCCAGTCCGCAGTCGAACGGCATGTCGGAGGCCTTCGTCAAAACCTTGAAGCGGGACTATATCCGCATCTCAGCTCTACCGGACGCCGAAACAGCGCTCCGGCTCATCGACGGATGGATCGAGGACTATAACGAAATCCATCCCCATTCCGCGCTCAAGATGGCTTCTCCACGGCAGTTCATCAGGGCTAAATCAAACTAG
- a CDS encoding site-specific DNA-methyltransferase — protein MASVFPLADLRRSSDPFAWVDSIIKGDCVAALEALPDKSVDVIFADPPYNLQLGGALHRPDQSLVDACDDHWDQFASFQAYDAFTRAWLLACRRVLKPTGTIWVIGSYHNIFRVGATLQDLNFWILNDIVWRKTNPMPNFKGRRFQNAHETMIWASPDPKAKGYTFNYDAMKAANDDVQMRSDWLFPICSGGERLKGEDGKKVHPTQKPEALLARVLMASSKPGDIVLDPFFGSGTTGAVAKRLGRHFVGIEREQDYIDAASARIAAVEPLGKVELTVMSGKKAEPRVAFGSLLEAGLVKPGQVLSDAKRRYSAIIRADGTLVSGGEAGSIHRLGAKVQGLDACNGWTFWHYEDKGALKPIDDLRSVIRQDMARLD, from the coding sequence ATGGCTTCTGTATTCCCGCTTGCCGATCTCCGCCGTTCGTCCGACCCCTTTGCCTGGGTCGACAGCATCATCAAGGGCGATTGCGTTGCCGCGCTTGAAGCGCTTCCGGACAAATCTGTCGATGTGATCTTCGCCGATCCACCCTATAATCTGCAGCTTGGCGGCGCGCTGCATCGTCCGGACCAGAGCCTTGTCGATGCCTGCGACGATCACTGGGACCAGTTCGCCTCCTTCCAGGCCTATGACGCCTTTACCCGCGCCTGGCTGCTCGCCTGCCGCCGCGTGCTGAAGCCGACCGGTACGATCTGGGTGATTGGCTCCTATCACAACATCTTCCGCGTTGGGGCGACGCTGCAGGATCTGAATTTCTGGATCCTGAACGACATCGTCTGGCGCAAGACCAACCCCATGCCGAATTTCAAAGGCCGCCGGTTCCAGAACGCCCATGAGACGATGATCTGGGCCTCGCCCGATCCGAAGGCCAAGGGCTATACCTTCAATTACGATGCGATGAAGGCCGCCAATGACGACGTGCAGATGCGCTCCGACTGGCTTTTCCCGATCTGCTCCGGCGGCGAGCGGCTGAAGGGCGAGGACGGCAAGAAGGTCCATCCGACCCAGAAGCCGGAAGCACTGCTCGCCCGCGTGCTGATGGCCTCATCCAAGCCCGGCGATATCGTGCTCGATCCCTTCTTCGGCTCCGGCACGACCGGGGCGGTGGCAAAACGTCTCGGCCGTCATTTCGTCGGCATCGAGCGCGAGCAGGATTACATCGATGCGGCGTCTGCCCGCATCGCTGCGGTCGAGCCGCTCGGCAAGGTCGAATTGACCGTCATGTCCGGCAAAAAGGCTGAACCCCGCGTCGCCTTCGGGTCTCTGCTGGAAGCAGGTCTCGTCAAGCCGGGCCAGGTGTTGAGCGATGCCAAGCGCCGCTATTCAGCGATCATCCGCGCCGATGGCACACTGGTCTCCGGCGGCGAGGCCGGTTCCATTCACCGTCTGGGTGCGAAGGTGCAGGGGCTTGACGCCTGCAATGGCTGGACCTTCTGGCATTATGAAGACAAGGGTGCGCTGAAGCCGATCGATGATCTGCGCAGCGTGATCCGACAGGACATGGCGAGACTGGATTGA
- a CDS encoding XRE family transcriptional regulator, producing MARTLDQAFASLPEDKRRDLEQRGQDRLQQYRTLQELRKSRDVTQESLATVLGVNQENISRLERRNDLLLSTLRDYIGAMGGELEIVARFPDRPPVRLDEMFAEPER from the coding sequence ATGGCACGAACACTGGATCAGGCATTTGCATCGCTTCCAGAGGACAAGCGTCGGGATCTTGAGCAGCGCGGGCAAGACCGTTTGCAACAATACCGGACGCTTCAGGAATTGCGAAAGTCGCGGGATGTGACACAGGAGAGCCTGGCGACAGTTCTCGGCGTCAATCAGGAAAACATATCGCGCCTTGAGCGCCGTAACGACCTGCTTTTGTCGACCTTGCGAGACTATATTGGCGCCATGGGCGGCGAGCTGGAAATTGTTGCCCGTTTTCCGGATCGCCCGCCCGTCCGCCTTGATGAGATGTTTGCAGAACCTGAGCGCTAA
- a CDS encoding type II toxin-antitoxin system RelE/ParE family toxin: protein MLLHDEFDPEFEALPEAVRDEIFISLPLLKAYGPQLGRPWADTLKGSRFSNMKELRFRAVDGVWRLAYAFDPQRQAVLLVAGDKSGVSETRFYKRLIEKADRRFAAYLDKQKED from the coding sequence GTGTTGCTGCATGATGAATTCGATCCGGAATTCGAGGCCCTGCCGGAAGCGGTCAGGGATGAGATCTTCATTTCGCTGCCTCTACTCAAGGCTTACGGGCCACAGCTCGGGCGGCCCTGGGCGGATACGCTGAAGGGCTCCCGGTTTTCGAACATGAAAGAACTGCGCTTTCGAGCGGTTGATGGTGTGTGGCGTCTCGCCTATGCGTTCGACCCCCAGCGACAGGCAGTGCTTCTTGTTGCGGGAGACAAATCAGGAGTGAGTGAAACACGGTTTTACAAGCGCCTGATCGAAAAGGCAGACAGACGTTTCGCCGCCTATCTGGATAAGCAGAAGGAAGACTGA